In the Aliarcobacter cryaerophilus genome, one interval contains:
- a CDS encoding KilA-N domain-containing protein — MKNKIIVQEQIITIIEDDYISLTDMVRNIENGLVLIEKWLRNKNTIEFLGIWEEIYNTNFNSPEFEGIKNEAGLNRFSLSVKMWINKTNAIGIVAKAGRYGGTYAHKDIAFEFASWISPKFKLYLIKEFQRLKNDEIEKHKLGWDIKRTLVKMNYHIHTDAIKNNLIPPNIAKNKIHFIYASEADLLNIALFGKTAKQWSEQNPKLEGNMRDYATTEQLVVLANLESLNAQFIKDGLEAEDRLLKLNNIAIEQLQLLLNYSVKKIEKI, encoded by the coding sequence ATGAAAAATAAAATCATAGTTCAAGAGCAGATAATTACAATAATAGAAGATGATTATATTTCACTTACAGATATGGTTAGAAATATTGAAAATGGATTAGTTCTTATAGAAAAATGGTTAAGAAATAAAAATACTATAGAGTTTTTAGGTATTTGGGAAGAGATTTATAATACAAATTTTAATTCCCCCGAATTCGAGGGAATTAAAAATGAAGCTGGATTAAATCGTTTTTCTCTATCTGTTAAAATGTGGATAAATAAAACAAATGCCATAGGAATAGTTGCAAAAGCTGGAAGATACGGGGGTACTTATGCTCATAAAGATATTGCTTTTGAATTTGCTAGTTGGATAAGTCCAAAGTTTAAACTTTATCTTATAAAAGAGTTTCAAAGATTAAAAAATGATGAAATAGAAAAACATAAACTTGGATGGGATATAAAAAGAACTTTGGTAAAGATGAACTATCATATACACACAGATGCTATAAAAAATAATCTCATACCACCAAATATAGCTAAAAATAAAATACATTTTATATATGCTTCTGAAGCTGACCTTTTAAATATTGCACTTTTTGGAAAAACAGCAAAACAATGGAGTGAACAAAACCCAAAACTTGAAGGAAATATGAGAGATTATGCTACGACTGAACAACTTGTAGTTTTGGCAAATTTAGAGAGTCTGAATGCTCAGTTTATAAAAGATGGATTAGAAGCAGAAGATAGACTCTTAAAACTAAATAACATAGCTATTGAACAGCTACAACTACTTTTAAACTATTCAGTTAAAAAGATTGAGAAGATATAA
- a CDS encoding NeuD/PglB/VioB family sugar acetyltransferase, whose protein sequence is MKEKIVLIGGGGHCHSVIDVIEQTNKYEIIGIVDTKENIGKKVLDYEIIACDDDLEELFKTCRKAVITIGHIKTNELRKKLFGKAKNIGFDFPTIISPLAYVSKHTFIDEGTVVMHHALVNANTKIGKNCIINTKALIEHDCIVEDNCHISTASIINGGVIVKNDSFVGSNSTSKQAIEIDGFIKAGSLAK, encoded by the coding sequence ATGAAAGAAAAAATAGTTCTTATTGGCGGTGGTGGGCATTGTCATAGTGTTATTGATGTAATTGAACAAACAAATAAATATGAGATTATTGGTATAGTTGATACTAAAGAAAATATTGGTAAAAAAGTTTTAGATTATGAAATTATTGCTTGTGATGATGATTTAGAAGAACTTTTTAAAACTTGTAGAAAAGCAGTTATTACAATAGGGCATATAAAAACAAATGAATTAAGAAAAAAATTATTTGGAAAAGCAAAAAATATAGGATTTGATTTTCCAACTATCATTTCACCACTTGCTTATGTTTCAAAACATACATTTATAGATGAAGGAACAGTTGTTATGCACCATGCACTTGTAAATGCAAATACAAAAATAGGAAAAAATTGTATAATAAATACAAAAGCTTTGATAGAACATGATTGTATAGTTGAAGACAATTGTCATATTTCAACCGCAAGTATTATAAACGGTGGAGTAATTGTAAAAAACGATAGTTTTGTTGGAAGTAATTCCACTTCAAAACAAGCAATAGAAATAGATGGATTTATAAAAGCAGGGAGTTTGGCTAAATGA
- the neuB gene encoding N-acetylneuraminate synthase, producing the protein MNKVFIIAEAGVNHNGSIELAKKLIDVAVEAKVDAVKFQTFKAENLVSKNAQKADYQKETTNEEESQFDMIKKLELDVNTHKELISYCRSKNIMFLSTPFDHDSIELLNDLGLEIFKIPSGEITNLPYLRHIGRLDKKVILSTGMANIGEIEDALNILINVGTKKENITVLHANTEYPTPMEDVNLKAMVTIGNTFDIAFGYSDHTLGIEVDIAAVALGASCIEKHFTLDCTMEGPDHKASLEPDELKAMVKAIRNIELALGSVIKKPSNSELKNKSIARKSIVAKIDIKKGEILSENNLAIKRPGNGISPMRWDEIVGTIATKDYKEDELI; encoded by the coding sequence ATGAATAAAGTATTTATAATAGCAGAAGCTGGTGTTAATCATAATGGAAGTATTGAATTAGCAAAAAAGCTTATAGATGTAGCAGTTGAAGCAAAAGTAGATGCTGTAAAATTTCAAACATTTAAAGCTGAAAATTTAGTTTCAAAAAATGCACAAAAAGCTGATTATCAAAAAGAAACCACAAACGAAGAAGAATCACAGTTTGATATGATAAAAAAGCTTGAGCTAGATGTAAATACTCATAAAGAGCTTATATCTTATTGTAGAAGTAAAAATATTATGTTTTTATCTACTCCATTTGACCATGATAGCATTGAACTTTTAAATGATTTAGGACTTGAAATATTTAAAATACCAAGTGGAGAGATTACAAATTTACCATATCTTAGACATATTGGAAGATTAGATAAAAAAGTTATACTTTCAACTGGAATGGCAAATATTGGAGAGATTGAAGATGCTTTGAATATATTAATAAATGTTGGAACAAAAAAAGAGAATATCACAGTTTTACATGCAAATACAGAATACCCAACACCTATGGAAGATGTAAATTTAAAAGCAATGGTAACAATAGGAAATACTTTTGATATAGCTTTTGGATATAGTGACCATACTTTGGGAATAGAAGTTGATATAGCTGCTGTTGCTTTGGGTGCCTCTTGTATAGAAAAGCATTTTACACTTGATTGTACTATGGAAGGACCAGACCATAAAGCTTCTTTAGAACCAGACGAACTAAAAGCGATGGTAAAAGCTATTCGAAATATAGAGTTAGCTTTAGGAAGTGTTATAAAAAAACCATCAAATAGTGAGTTAAAAAATAAATCAATAGCTAGAAAATCTATAGTTGCAAAAATAGATATTAAAAAAGGTGAGATTTTATCTGAAAATAATCTTGCAATAAAAAGACCAGGAAATGGAATAAGTCCTATGAGATGGGATGAAATTGTTGGAACAATCGCTACTAAAGATTATAAAGAAGATGAGTTGATATGA
- the neuC gene encoding UDP-N-acetylglucosamine 2-epimerase, with amino-acid sequence MKKICVVTGTRAEYGLLYWFLKEIESDKELQLQVIVTGMHLSPEFGLTYKEIEKEFKINKKIEMLLSSDTSVGISKSMGLAQISFAESYDELKPDIVIVLGDRYEIFSATSAAMIARIPIAHIHGGEKTEGAFDESIRHSITKMSHLHFTATNEYKNRVIQLGEHPSRVFNVGGMGIENIKRFKLLSKDEFEKLIEFKLNIKNILVTFHPVTLENSTAKEQFQQLLDAIDELEDTNIIFTKANSDTDGRVINQMIDEYVTKNFQKSVQFTSLGQLRYLSALQYVDAVVGNSSSGLAEAPSFRIGTINIGDRQKGRIKASSVIDCEPNKDSILKSFEKLYSKEFQNSLINVKNPYGDGCASKKIVEILKNVDLKNILKKSFYDLRG; translated from the coding sequence ATGAAAAAAATATGCGTTGTAACTGGTACAAGAGCTGAATATGGGCTTCTTTATTGGTTTCTTAAAGAAATTGAATCAGATAAAGAACTTCAACTTCAAGTTATAGTTACAGGAATGCATCTAAGCCCTGAATTTGGATTAACTTATAAAGAGATAGAAAAAGAGTTTAAAATAAACAAAAAAATTGAGATGCTTTTATCTTCTGATACTTCGGTAGGTATTTCAAAATCAATGGGATTAGCACAAATAAGTTTTGCAGAAAGCTATGATGAACTAAAGCCTGATATTGTTATAGTTCTTGGAGATAGATATGAGATATTTAGTGCAACAAGTGCAGCTATGATAGCAAGAATTCCTATTGCTCATATTCATGGTGGAGAAAAAACTGAGGGTGCGTTTGATGAATCAATAAGACATAGTATTACAAAAATGAGTCATCTTCACTTTACAGCTACAAATGAATACAAAAATAGAGTTATTCAGCTTGGAGAACATCCCTCTAGGGTTTTTAATGTTGGTGGTATGGGAATTGAAAATATAAAAAGATTCAAACTATTATCCAAAGATGAGTTTGAAAAATTAATAGAGTTTAAACTTAATATTAAAAATATATTAGTTACTTTTCATCCTGTAACTTTAGAAAATAGCACAGCAAAAGAACAATTCCAACAACTACTAGATGCAATTGATGAACTAGAAGATACAAATATAATTTTTACAAAAGCAAATAGCGATACAGATGGAAGAGTTATAAATCAAATGATTGATGAGTATGTAACTAAAAATTTTCAGAAATCAGTACAATTTACTTCTTTAGGGCAATTGAGATATTTAAGTGCTTTACAATATGTTGATGCAGTTGTAGGAAATAGTTCAAGTGGTTTAGCAGAAGCACCAAGTTTTAGAATAGGGACTATAAATATTGGAGATAGACAAAAAGGAAGAATTAAAGCCTCTAGCGTGATTGATTGTGAGCCAAATAAAGACTCTATTTTAAAATCTTTTGAAAAACTATATTCAAAAGAGTTTCAAAATAGTTTGATAAATGTTAAAAATCCATATGGTGATGGATGTGCAAGTAAAAAAATAGTTGAAATTTTAAAAAATGTAGATTTAAAAAATATACTTAAAAAATCTTTTTATGATTTAAGGGGCTAA
- a CDS encoding nucleotidyltransferase family protein, whose translation MKNIENIKLRENSTIKEALQIINQGAIQIALVVDDKDRLLGTLTDGDIRRGLLKNYTLNDSINDLYFKKPITSLNSESKEKIIQKAIKNQIYQIPIVDENNILVDIVNLATLLKTTNKRNRVILMAGGLGTRLRPLTEDTPKPMLKVGNKPILETIIKNFASHGFVNITISLNYKGDIIKDYFKDGSDFGVNIDYIEENSKLGTAGALSLLKDKPNEPFFVMNGDLLTDVNFSNLLDFHSFANANATMCVREYEYQIPYGVVETVDDKITSIIEKPVKKFFVNAGIYVLSPNIFEFIPSNEFFDMPTLFNILIEKEKKILSFPIHEYWLDIGRIGDFEQAQSEYFRIFNE comes from the coding sequence ATGAAAAACATAGAAAATATAAAATTAAGAGAAAATTCAACAATAAAAGAGGCATTACAAATAATAAATCAAGGAGCTATTCAAATAGCTTTAGTAGTAGATGATAAGGATAGATTACTAGGAACTCTAACAGATGGTGACATAAGAAGAGGACTTTTAAAAAATTATACTTTAAATGATAGTATAAATGATTTATATTTTAAAAAGCCTATTACATCTTTAAATAGTGAGTCAAAAGAAAAGATAATACAAAAAGCTATAAAAAATCAGATTTATCAAATTCCAATTGTAGATGAAAATAATATTTTAGTTGATATAGTTAATTTAGCAACTTTACTTAAAACTACAAATAAACGAAATAGAGTGATTTTAATGGCTGGAGGACTAGGAACAAGATTAAGACCTCTTACAGAAGATACTCCAAAGCCTATGTTAAAAGTCGGGAATAAGCCTATTTTAGAAACAATTATTAAAAATTTTGCAAGTCATGGATTTGTAAATATTACTATTAGTTTAAACTACAAAGGCGATATTATAAAAGATTATTTCAAAGATGGAAGTGATTTTGGAGTAAATATAGATTATATTGAAGAGAATAGTAAATTGGGAACAGCTGGAGCTTTGAGCCTTCTAAAAGATAAACCAAATGAACCTTTTTTTGTAATGAATGGAGATTTGTTGACAGATGTAAATTTTTCAAATTTATTAGATTTTCACTCTTTCGCAAATGCAAATGCTACTATGTGTGTACGAGAGTATGAATATCAAATTCCTTATGGAGTAGTAGAAACAGTTGATGATAAGATAACTTCAATTATAGAAAAACCTGTAAAAAAGTTTTTTGTAAATGCAGGAATTTATGTTTTATCTCCAAATATTTTTGAATTTATTCCAAGCAATGAGTTTTTTGATATGCCAACACTTTTTAATATTTTAATAGAAAAAGAAAAAAAAATTTTATCTTTTCCTATTCATGAATATTGGCTTGATATTGGTCGAATTGGTGATTTTGAACAAGCTCAAAGTGAATATTTTAGGATATTTAATGAATAA
- a CDS encoding cytidylyltransferase domain-containing protein, which produces MNKTFLAIIPARGGSKRLPRKNILDLCGKPLISWSIEAALKSKYISKVVVSSDDEEILNISSNFGADIIKRPYELANDTATTIDAIKHTIDNFENYDYIVLLQPTSPLRNVKHIDEAIELLEEKQADAIVSVCEMDHSPLWSNTLPKDGNMNNFLRDEVLNKRSQDLEKYYRVNGAVYICKTDKLLENKSFFLKDNIFAYIMDRKSSIDIDEEIDFLFAQRVIELI; this is translated from the coding sequence ATGAATAAAACATTTTTAGCAATAATTCCTGCTCGTGGTGGAAGCAAGAGACTTCCAAGAAAAAATATATTAGATTTGTGTGGAAAACCTTTAATATCTTGGAGTATTGAAGCTGCATTAAAAAGTAAATATATTTCTAAAGTAGTTGTAAGCAGTGATGATGAAGAGATTTTAAATATTTCATCAAATTTTGGAGCAGATATAATAAAAAGACCATATGAATTAGCAAATGATACAGCTACAACCATTGATGCTATAAAACATACTATTGATAATTTTGAAAATTATGATTATATAGTTTTACTTCAACCTACAAGCCCACTTCGAAATGTAAAACATATAGATGAAGCAATAGAACTTTTAGAAGAAAAACAAGCAGATGCAATAGTAAGTGTTTGTGAAATGGATCATAGTCCACTTTGGAGTAATACTTTGCCAAAAGATGGAAATATGAATAATTTTTTAAGAGACGAAGTTTTAAATAAACGAAGTCAAGATTTAGAAAAGTATTATAGAGTTAATGGTGCTGTATATATATGCAAAACTGATAAACTTCTTGAAAATAAAAGCTTTTTTCTAAAAGATAATATATTTGCATATATTATGGATAGAAAAAGCTCTATTGATATAGATGAAGAGATAGATTTTCTTTTTGCACAAAGAGTTATAGAATTAATTTAA
- a CDS encoding glycosyltransferase, with protein MYFDIAICIITYNRGKRALENVENILKNIKKNFCVLVLNNGSNLGVKEYKRIEDLSKENSQLFYKRHKTNLQVHGNFRACFDFNHSKYIMILSDEDFVNIDGLDDILNDLKNYNNVAACRTSIEPHKDLITPGNSYIYPNEYFMAGVSALNGFSFFGNYISGIIYNLELIKKTDLLNILDRHINSHQSYPHLYFDLLVASIFDIILTSKVAVIERHAEQTLIENGTSKISSAHIGLYGYPERTKQFLAFRDAIQQSVELVGLKTDGEKINLFINLFFKLVYKYFFLIFEANINNYTSNYMEKTLLMESFFYLISSSVVEHPYIGSNQAIVTDYLIKIYQEHKERLLN; from the coding sequence ATGTATTTTGATATAGCGATATGTATAATAACATACAATAGGGGTAAGCGTGCACTTGAGAATGTGGAAAATATTTTAAAAAATATTAAAAAAAACTTCTGTGTATTAGTTTTAAATAATGGTTCAAATTTAGGGGTCAAAGAGTATAAAAGAATTGAGGATTTATCAAAAGAAAATAGTCAATTATTCTATAAAAGACATAAAACAAATCTTCAAGTTCATGGTAATTTTAGAGCTTGTTTTGATTTTAATCATTCAAAATATATAATGATTTTAAGTGATGAAGATTTTGTTAATATTGATGGATTAGATGATATATTAAATGATTTAAAAAATTATAATAATGTTGCTGCATGCAGAACATCTATTGAACCACATAAAGATTTAATAACGCCTGGTAATAGTTATATTTATCCTAATGAATATTTTATGGCTGGTGTTTCTGCATTAAATGGATTTAGTTTTTTTGGAAATTATATCTCAGGAATAATATATAATTTAGAACTTATTAAAAAGACTGATTTACTAAATATTTTAGATAGACATATTAATTCTCATCAGTCATATCCACATTTGTATTTTGATTTATTAGTTGCTTCAATATTTGACATAATACTTACTTCAAAAGTTGCAGTTATTGAACGGCATGCAGAACAAACTTTAATAGAAAATGGGACTTCTAAAATTTCATCGGCTCATATTGGCTTATATGGGTATCCTGAGCGAACAAAACAATTTTTAGCTTTCAGAGATGCTATTCAACAATCCGTAGAATTGGTTGGATTAAAAACAGATGGAGAAAAAATAAATTTATTTATAAATTTATTTTTTAAATTAGTATATAAATATTTCTTTTTAATCTTTGAAGCAAATATAAATAATTATACGAGCAACTATATGGAAAAAACATTATTAATGGAATCATTTTTTTATCTAATAAGCTCTTCAGTTGTAGAACACCCTTATATAGGTTCAAATCAAGCAATTGTTACAGATTATCTAATTAAAATTTATCAGGAGCATAAAGAAAGATTATTAAATTAA
- the rfbF gene encoding glucose-1-phosphate cytidylyltransferase: MKVLLLAGGYGTRLSEETDIRPKPMIEIGGKPILWHIMKIYSHYGFNDFVILLGYKGYYIKEYFANYYLHQSDVTFDMTTGKMCVHNNTSEPWKVTLLDTGLDSMTGGRIRRAKEFIGNEPFMLTYGDGVSDVNIKELVEFHKLNKTKSTITAIQPAGRFGALDINSNLVNQFVEKPAGDGNWINGGFMICEPEILDLIESDETVFEQYPLQTLAKTGQLSAYKHNGFWQCMDTLRDKIYLNDLWEKNKAPWKVW, encoded by the coding sequence ATGAAAGTACTATTGCTAGCAGGAGGTTATGGAACAAGACTATCTGAAGAGACAGATATTCGACCAAAACCAATGATAGAGATTGGTGGAAAACCGATTCTTTGGCATATTATGAAAATATACAGCCATTATGGTTTTAATGATTTTGTGATTTTATTGGGCTACAAAGGTTATTATATTAAAGAGTATTTTGCAAACTATTATTTACATCAAAGTGATGTGACTTTCGATATGACTACAGGAAAAATGTGTGTACATAACAACACAAGTGAACCATGGAAAGTTACACTTCTTGATACAGGACTTGATAGTATGACGGGTGGAAGAATTCGAAGAGCAAAAGAGTTTATAGGAAATGAACCTTTTATGCTTACTTATGGTGATGGAGTAAGTGATGTAAATATTAAAGAACTTGTAGAATTTCATAAATTAAATAAAACAAAATCTACAATTACAGCTATTCAACCAGCTGGTAGATTTGGAGCATTAGATATAAACTCAAACTTAGTAAATCAATTTGTAGAAAAACCAGCTGGTGATGGAAATTGGATAAATGGTGGTTTTATGATATGTGAACCAGAAATATTAGATTTAATAGAATCAGATGAAACAGTATTCGAGCAATACCCTCTTCAAACTTTAGCAAAAACTGGACAACTTAGTGCTTACAAGCACAATGGATTTTGGCAATGTATGGATACCTTAAGAGATAAGATATATTTGAATGATTTATGGGAAAAAAATAAAGCACCTTGGAAAGTTTGGTAA
- the rfbG gene encoding CDP-glucose 4,6-dehydratase produces the protein MQSLFSGIYKDKTVLVTGHTGFKGSWLCFWLKQMGAKVVGYSLEAPTNPNHFELLNLDITSIKGNIKDLEHLNTVFQTYKPDIVFHLAAQALVKYSYENPIETYETNVMGTLKVFEASRINNVKAIVNITSDKAYENREWIWGYRENDPMGGYDPYSSSKGCADILTNSYRNSFFNIKDYKKTHNTLIATCRAGNVIGGGDWAKDRLISDIMISVSIGKKVSIRNPKATRPWQHVLEPLSGYLQIGQKLLEEKVEFAEAWNFGPSDEGSITVEEVVQNVKKHWDKIDYEINQAPNQLHEANLLKLDCTKANTILKWKDVWDSETTFEKTVKWYKAYYENNKVLTSEDLENYIKEAVGKNIVWTN, from the coding sequence ATGCAAAGTTTATTTTCTGGAATCTATAAAGATAAAACTGTACTTGTTACAGGACATACTGGATTTAAAGGTTCTTGGTTATGTTTTTGGTTAAAACAAATGGGTGCAAAAGTTGTAGGGTATTCACTTGAAGCTCCTACAAATCCAAATCATTTTGAGCTTTTAAATCTTGATATAACTTCAATTAAAGGAAATATAAAAGACCTTGAACATTTAAATACAGTATTTCAAACTTATAAACCTGATATTGTTTTTCATCTTGCTGCTCAAGCTTTGGTAAAATACTCTTATGAAAATCCAATTGAAACTTATGAAACAAATGTAATGGGTACTTTGAAAGTTTTTGAAGCTAGCAGAATTAATAATGTCAAAGCAATAGTAAATATTACAAGTGATAAAGCCTATGAAAACAGAGAATGGATTTGGGGGTATAGAGAAAATGACCCAATGGGTGGATATGATCCTTATAGTTCATCTAAAGGTTGTGCTGATATTTTGACAAACTCTTATCGAAACTCTTTTTTTAATATAAAAGATTACAAAAAAACTCACAATACTTTAATTGCAACTTGTAGAGCTGGAAATGTAATAGGTGGTGGTGATTGGGCAAAGGATAGACTTATTAGTGATATTATGATTTCAGTTTCAATTGGTAAAAAAGTAAGTATAAGAAATCCAAAAGCAACAAGACCTTGGCAACATGTACTTGAACCATTAAGTGGATATTTACAAATAGGACAAAAGCTACTTGAAGAAAAAGTAGAGTTTGCAGAAGCTTGGAATTTTGGTCCATCAGATGAAGGAAGTATTACAGTTGAGGAAGTTGTACAGAATGTAAAAAAACATTGGGATAAAATAGATTATGAAATAAATCAAGCTCCAAATCAGCTACATGAAGCAAATTTATTAAAACTTGATTGTACTAAAGCAAATACTATTTTAAAATGGAAAGATGTTTGGGATAGTGAGACAACATTTGAAAAAACTGTTAAATGGTACAAAGCTTATTATGAAAATAATAAAGTTTTAACTTCAGAAGATTTAGAGAATTATATCAAAGAGGCAGTAGGTAAAAATATAGTATGGACAAATTGA
- a CDS encoding NAD-dependent epimerase/dehydratase family protein: protein MDKLNILIIGTNSIISNKLVASLGLENNMHIFLKKHTIDYVYDLNFNYYPIESLDIDIVLHLSTLKKGSNSQIYEANIVYPLKLIEKLNSNFIFINIDTTSYEYRDNPYSHSKKVFKELLKISQYKFINLRIEHIYGYYPSYNLTSFLIENMLKNNHIDLSNGEQIRNFLYIDDLISAIIICIKNIKQLEYNSNIDITSNDNLSIKELANLIKVLTNSKSDLNFDKLSIDKREFRMVDFDNIKIKRLGWKQKNSLITGIKNEIQEIKNEISKR, encoded by the coding sequence ATGGACAAATTGAATATTCTAATTATAGGTACAAATTCTATAATATCAAATAAACTCGTAGCTAGTTTAGGATTGGAAAACAACATGCATATTTTTTTAAAAAAACATACCATAGATTATGTGTATGATTTAAATTTTAATTATTATCCTATAGAATCACTCGATATTGATATTGTACTTCATTTAAGTACTTTAAAAAAAGGATCTAATAGTCAAATTTATGAGGCTAATATAGTTTATCCATTAAAATTGATAGAAAAATTAAATAGTAATTTTATTTTTATAAATATTGATACTACTTCATATGAGTATAGAGATAATCCTTATTCTCACTCAAAAAAAGTTTTTAAAGAATTATTAAAAATCAGTCAATATAAATTTATAAATTTAAGAATAGAACATATATATGGGTACTATCCTTCTTATAATCTAACATCTTTTCTTATAGAGAATATGCTTAAGAATAATCATATAGATTTATCAAATGGTGAACAAATTAGAAATTTTTTATATATAGATGATTTAATTTCGGCTATTATAATATGTATAAAAAATATTAAACAACTTGAATATAATTCAAATATTGATATTACTTCAAATGATAATTTGAGCATCAAAGAATTAGCAAATTTGATAAAGGTATTAACTAATTCAAAAAGTGATTTAAATTTTGATAAATTATCTATAGATAAAAGAGAATTTCGAATGGTCGATTTTGATAATATAAAAATAAAAAGATTAGGTTGGAAACAGAAAAATAGTTTGATTACAGGAATAAAAAATGAAATACAGGAAATAAAAAATGAAATATCCAAAAGATAA
- a CDS encoding FkbM family methyltransferase yields the protein MKYPKDKYILNINDLSKLKEVYIYGTGISSQKLKELIKRNSIDIKILGFVDSYKKTTIIDNLKIYNIKDFKHFDKTIIICTYYEEWIDEIVNLLSKNGFNNYFINMIILDSEYILTKDNYYLFNEKIEYIKKVFSNDIDKRTWSSVIDALKNNINNLPLFENYYLYGNQQYLDCIDINEDDIVIEGGVFDGITSLKIAEYLNSGKLYAFDPLIDNEKNELFTNKKITIIKEALWNNTKDLYFVNCGAGSYVSENYTNIPSSQKYIKIKSQTVDNFIKDNEFTKFDFLKLDVEGAELNVLYGAIESIKKYRPKLAISIYHSLNDFFDIPYYLMNELQDYDFKIRLYSGALMDTVLYAIPRD from the coding sequence ATGAAATATCCAAAAGATAAATATATTTTAAATATAAATGATTTAAGTAAATTAAAAGAAGTATATATTTACGGAACAGGGATTAGCTCTCAAAAGTTAAAAGAATTAATTAAAAGAAATAGTATAGATATAAAAATATTAGGGTTTGTAGATTCTTATAAAAAGACAACAATTATAGATAATCTAAAAATTTATAATATTAAAGATTTTAAACATTTTGATAAGACAATTATAATTTGCACTTATTACGAAGAGTGGATTGATGAAATTGTAAATTTATTGAGTAAGAATGGATTTAATAATTATTTTATAAATATGATTATATTGGATAGTGAATATATTTTAACAAAAGATAATTATTATTTATTTAATGAAAAAATAGAGTATATAAAAAAAGTATTTTCAAATGATATTGATAAGAGAACATGGAGTTCAGTTATTGATGCTCTTAAAAATAATATAAATAACCTTCCTCTTTTTGAGAATTACTATTTATACGGTAATCAGCAATATTTGGATTGTATTGATATAAATGAAGATGATATTGTTATTGAAGGAGGCGTATTTGATGGAATAACTTCTTTAAAAATTGCTGAATATCTAAATTCTGGTAAGTTATATGCTTTTGATCCACTAATAGATAATGAAAAAAATGAATTGTTCACTAATAAAAAAATAACTATAATAAAAGAAGCATTATGGAATAATACTAAAGATTTGTATTTTGTAAATTGTGGTGCAGGCTCTTATGTATCTGAAAATTATACTAATATTCCATCTTCACAAAAATATATTAAAATAAAATCTCAGACAGTAGATAACTTTATAAAGGATAATGAATTTACTAAATTTGATTTTCTTAAATTAGATGTTGAAGGTGCAGAATTGAATGTTTTATATGGGGCAATAGAGTCTATTAAAAAATATAGACCGAAGCTTGCAATATCGATTTATCATTCATTAAATGACTTCTTTGATATACCATATTACTTGATGAATGAATTACAAGATTATGATTTTAAAATAAGATTATACTCTGGAGCATTAATGGATACAGTACTATATGCAATTCCAAGAGATTGA